Proteins from a genomic interval of Zingiber officinale cultivar Zhangliang chromosome 1B, Zo_v1.1, whole genome shotgun sequence:
- the LOC121971398 gene encoding dihydroorotate dehydrogenase (quinone), mitochondrial-like, whose protein sequence is MAARFWRSPARNELLNKFKFADGSATRRLSTAHGAAGGPKPAHSSKKGRLLTGAMIGLVIAGGAYVSTIDEATYCGWLFKATRIVNPFFALLDAELAHRLAVSAAAHGFVPREKRPDPAILGVDVWGRRFTNPIGLAAGFDKNAEAVESLLGLGFGFVEVGSVTPMPQDGNPKPRIFRLPKEGAIINRCGFNSEGIVVVAKRLGAQHGKRKMEETSSTSPSLGEEGKHGGKAGPGILGVNLGKNKTSEDAASDYVQGVHTLSQYADYLVINISSPNTPGLRKLQGRKQLKDLVRKVQAARDEMQWAEDGPPPLVVKIAPDLSKEDLEDIAAVALALHIDGLIISNTTVSRPEPVNSHPLAGEPGGLSGKPLFEMSTNILKEMYILTQGKIPLIGVGGISSGEDAYKKIRSGATLVQLYSAFAYGGPALIPEIKAELAECFKRDGFKSTQEAVGADCK, encoded by the exons ATGGCGGCTAGGTTTTGGAGGAGCCCCGCTAGGAATGAGTTGCTCAATAAGTTCAAGTTCGCGGATGGCAGCGCGACGAGGCGACTCAGCACAGCTCATGGCGCCGCTGGCGGCCCGAAGCCAGCACACTCGTCGAAGAAG GGAAGATTATTAACTGGAGCAATGATAGGTTTGGTTATAGCTGGAGGAGCTTATGTTAGTACCATAGATGAAGCCACATATTG TGGGTGGTTATTCAAAGCTACTAGGATTGTCAACCCTTTCTTTGCACTGCTAGATGCAGAACTTGCTCATCGTCTTGCAGTGTCTGCTGCCGCTCATGGTTTTGTTCCTCGTGAAAAACGCCCTGATCCTGCAATATTAGGAGTTGATGTATGGGGTCGAAGGTTTACAAATCCCATTGGTTTAGCTGCTGGTTTTGATAAAAATGCAGAAGCAGTTGAAAGTTTATTAGGATTAGGGTTTGGATTTGTTGAAGTTGGCTCAGTCACCCCAATGCCACAAGATGGTAATCCCAAGCCACGTATTTTCAGATTGCCAAAGGAGGG TGCCATTATAAATCGCTGTGGGTTTAATAGTGAGGGGATTGTGGTGGTTGCTAAGCGTCTTGGTGCGCAGCATGGTAAGAGGAAAATGGAAGAAACTTCAAGCACTTCACCCTCATTAGGTGAAGAAGGCAAGCATGGAGGAAAAGCTGGGCCTGGCATTTTGGGTGTCAATCTTGGCAAGAACAAGACAAGTGAAGATGCAGCTTCTGATTATGTTCAAGGTGTTCATACGTTATCACAGTATGCTGACTACTTG GTTATAAACATTTCTTCACCCAATACTCCTGGTCTTCGCAAACTTCAGGGAAGAAAACAGCTAAAGGATCTTGTTAGAAAG GTGCAAGCTGCTCGCGATGAGATGCAGTGGGCAGAGGATGGCCCACCGCCCTTGGTAGTAAAAATTGCTCCAGACTTGTCTAAAGAAGATCTCGAGGATATTGCTGCT GTTGCCCTTGCTCTGCACATTGATGGACTG ATCATATCAAATACGACAGTCTCCAGGCCAGAGCCAGTAAATAGTCACCCGTTAGCAGGAGAACCTGGTGGATTAAGTGGAAAGCCACTCTTTGAGATGTCCACCAACATTCTCAAGGAAATGTATATTCTTACCCAG GGAAAGATTCCGCTCATTGGCGTTGGGGGCATAAGTAG CGGTGAAGATGCGTACAAGAAGATTCGTTCTGGAGCGACACTAGTCCAGTTGTATTCAGCTTTTGCTTACGGTGGACCAGCATTAATTCCAGAAATAAAG GCTGAACTGGCCGAGTGCTTTAAACGAGATGGTTTCAAATCTACACAAGAAGCAGTTGGTGCAGATTGTAAATGA
- the LOC121971405 gene encoding E3 ubiquitin-protein ligase HAKAI homolog, whose protein sequence is MLQIRLSKGSSADGGRGATEKPPPTLDTVTVACPDHLEIADLPVAKSVGAVTSSAATVRTVGRRSRRSPGDRVHFCIRCDFPVAIYGRLVPCEHVFCLACARSDASCYLCDERIQKIQSIKLLEGIFICAALHCLKSFFKQADLVAHIHEVHSDLIQSNTKKEAIHSHSSTDTHKQSIMQETSTARAPPQPGFSVGTNYQQQNRDERTHSQQFNDYPSTVEVQHLRLMQSDNLPQGSDKSNAWMNLSQDLMSQAGPQIQQVSNQSFAQNHGVNLLQPPLQPNYQLPVNHNQAILPPAAVSYPLSADGSQQFYGMHYQLPNPEQLQTGGPVQGSALGFSPAPGGIATFAGNGPRPWFTGQMVVPMDPSVILTQGTLQGYTNLTDAQRNSQLSGGWLLNQPQIGQDSKLQGVPAVNSDSNGVFAQQLQQPGSLQIQLHR, encoded by the exons ATGCTTCAGATTCGGCTGAGCAAAGGATCATCGGCGGACGGCGGGAGAGGGGCGACGGAGAAGCCTCCCCCGACCTTGGATACGGTGACGGTGGCCTGCCCCGACCACCTCGAGATCGCCGACCTCCCCGTGGCGAAGAGCGTCGGCGCCGTCACCTCCTCTGCCGCCACCGTGAGGACGGTCGGACGTCGCTCCCGACGAAGCCCCGGTGATCGGGTCCACTTCTGCATCCGCTGCGACTTCCCCGTCGCCATTTATGGACGCCTG GTACCTTGTGAACATGTTTTTTGTCTGGCATGTGCAAGAAGTGATGCTAGCTGCTACCT CTGCGATGAACGTATTCAGAAGATCCAATCCATAAAATTGTTGGAGGGGATATTTATATGTGCAGCTCTTCACTGTCTCAAATCTTTTTTCAAGCAAGCGGACTTAGTGGCTCACATCCATGAAGTTCATTCTGACCTTATTCAATCCAATACCAAGAAAGAAGCAATCCACAGTCACTCATCCACAGATACTCATAAGCAATCAATAATGCAAGAGACTTCCACTGCACGTGCTCCGCCCCAGCCAGGGTTCTCGGTCGGTACAAATTATCAGCAACAGAATCGTGATGAGAGAACTCATAGCCAACAGTTTAATGATTATCCATCCACAGTGGAGGTTCAACATTTGAGGCTTATGCAGTCAGACAACCTTCCTCAAGGCTCTGACAAGTCAAATGCCTGGATGAATCTATCTCAAGACTTAATGTCCCAGGCTGGTCCTCAAATCCAGCAAGTCTCGAACCAATCTTTTGCGCAGAATCACGGAGTTAATCTTTTGCAACCACCCTTGCAACCAAACTATCAATTACCTGTAAATCACAACCAGGCCATACTACCCCCTGCAGCAGTTAGTTATCCCCTTTCCGCAGATGGGTCTCAACAATTTTACGGTATGCACTATCAACTTCCTAACCCAGAACAACTACAGACCGGTGGGCCAGTGCAGGGATCAGCATTGGGTTTTTCACCAGCTCCTGGAGGTATTGCAACTTTTGCAGGCAATGGACCACGGCCATGGTTTACTGGTCAGATGGTTGTACCCATGGATCCTTCGGTCATACTCACTCAAGGGACTTTGCAAGGGTACACAAATCTAACTGATGCACAGAGAAACAGCCAGCTTTCAGGAGGATGGCTGCTGAATCAACCTCAAATTGGTCAGGACTCAAAGCTCCAGGGTGTTCCAGCTGTTAATAGCGACAGTAATGGTGTCTTTGCTCAGCAACTCCAGCAACCAGGATCTTTACAAATTCAACTCCACCGCTAG